In Stutzerimonas stutzeri, a genomic segment contains:
- a CDS encoding F0F1 ATP synthase subunit epsilon — translation MAMTVHCDIVSAEGEIFSGLVEMVIAHGNLGDIGIAPGHAPLITDLKPGPIRLTKQGGESEVFYISGGYLEVQPNMVKVLADTVQRASDIDEASAQEALKAAEKALNQKGSEFDYGSAAARLAEATAQLRTIQQMRKKFGG, via the coding sequence ATGGCTATGACAGTCCATTGCGATATCGTCAGCGCTGAAGGCGAGATCTTTTCCGGTCTGGTCGAGATGGTGATTGCCCATGGCAACCTCGGCGACATCGGTATTGCTCCGGGCCACGCGCCGTTGATTACCGACCTGAAGCCGGGTCCGATCCGCCTGACCAAACAAGGTGGCGAAAGCGAGGTGTTCTACATCTCCGGCGGATATCTCGAAGTTCAACCCAACATGGTCAAGGTACTTGCCGATACCGTGCAGCGTGCCAGCGACATCGATGAAGCGTCTGCTCAGGAAGCGCTCAAGGCGGCCGAAAAAGCCCTCAATCAGAAGGGTTCGGAGTTCGACTACGGTTCCGCGGCAGCGCGTCTGGCCGAGGCCACCGCGCAATTGCGGACGATTCAGCAGATGCGTAAGAAGTTCGGCGGTTAA
- the atpB gene encoding F0F1 ATP synthase subunit A — protein sequence MAAENASDYIQHHLSNLTYGRLPTGEWGFAHSAEQAKEMGFWAFHVDTLGVSVVLGLVFVLLFWAVARKATSGQPGGAQNFVELMVEFVDNSVKDTFHGRNALIAPLALTIFVWVFLMNFMDLIPVDWLPMLAANIVGDEHLFFRVVPTTDPNATLGLALSVFALLLFYSVKVKGLGGFFGELTLHPFSSKNMAVQVLLIPINFLLEFVTLIAKPVSLALRLFGNLYAGELIFILIAIMFANGVILGGLGIVLQWAWAVFHILIIVLQAFIFMMLTIVYLSMAHEENDH from the coding sequence ATGGCAGCAGAGAACGCTTCGGATTACATACAGCACCACCTGTCGAATCTGACCTACGGACGGTTGCCGACTGGGGAATGGGGATTCGCCCATTCCGCGGAGCAAGCCAAGGAAATGGGTTTCTGGGCATTTCACGTGGATACTCTCGGAGTTTCCGTGGTGCTCGGCCTGGTTTTTGTCCTGCTGTTTTGGGCCGTTGCTAGAAAGGCTACGTCCGGTCAGCCGGGTGGCGCGCAGAACTTTGTCGAATTGATGGTGGAGTTCGTCGATAACAGCGTCAAGGATACCTTCCATGGACGCAATGCGCTTATCGCTCCGTTGGCTCTGACTATTTTCGTCTGGGTGTTCCTGATGAACTTCATGGACCTCATTCCAGTAGATTGGCTGCCTATGCTGGCTGCCAATATCGTTGGCGATGAGCACCTGTTCTTTCGCGTGGTGCCGACCACCGACCCGAACGCGACGCTCGGTCTGGCGCTCTCGGTATTCGCCCTTCTGCTTTTTTACAGCGTCAAGGTCAAGGGCCTGGGTGGCTTCTTCGGCGAGCTAACACTGCATCCTTTCAGCAGCAAGAACATGGCCGTGCAGGTCCTGCTCATCCCGATCAACTTCCTTCTCGAATTCGTTACCCTGATCGCCAAGCCTGTTTCTCTGGCGCTGCGTCTGTTCGGCAACCTGTACGCCGGCGAACTGATCTTCATCCTGATTGCCATCATGTTCGCTAACGGCGTAATTCTGGGTGGACTGGGTATTGTCCTGCAGTGGGCGTGGGCTGTGTTCCACATCCTGATCATCGTGCTGCAGGCTTTCATCTTCATGATGCTGACGATCGTCTATCTATCGATGGCGCATGAAGAAAACGATCACTGA
- the atpA gene encoding F0F1 ATP synthase subunit alpha: MQQLNPSEISEIIKGRIEKLDIASQARNEGTVVSVSDGIVRIHGLADVMYGEMIEFPDGVYGMAMNLERDSVGAVVLGAYQTLAEGMSAKCTGRILEVPVGPELLGRVVDALGNPVDGKGPLNNVATDAVEKVAPGVIWRKSVDQPVQTGYKAVDAMIPVGRGQRELIIGDRQIGKTALAIDAIINQKNSGIFCVYVAIGQKQSTIANVVRKLEQNGALANTIIVAASASESAALQFIAPYAGCTMGEYFRDRGEDALIVYDDLSKQAVAYRQISLLLRRPPGREAYPGDVFYLHSRLLERASRVSEEYVEKFTSGAVTGKTGSLTALPIIETQAGDVSAFVPTNVISITDGQIFLESAMFNSGIRPAVNAGVSVSRVGGAAQTKIIKKLSGGIRTALAQYRELAAFAQFASDLDEATRKQLEHGQRVTELMKQKQYAPMSIADMSLSLYSAERGFLQDIEIAKIGSFEQALIAYFNRDHADLMAKINVKGDFNDEIDAGLKAGIEKFKATQTW; the protein is encoded by the coding sequence ATGCAGCAACTCAATCCTTCCGAAATTAGTGAAATCATCAAGGGGCGTATCGAAAAACTCGATATCGCCTCCCAAGCCCGTAACGAAGGCACCGTCGTCAGCGTATCGGACGGCATTGTGCGAATTCATGGTCTGGCCGATGTCATGTATGGCGAGATGATCGAATTCCCGGACGGTGTCTACGGTATGGCCATGAACCTGGAGCGCGACTCTGTCGGCGCCGTGGTTCTAGGTGCCTACCAGACGCTTGCCGAAGGCATGAGCGCCAAGTGCACCGGTCGCATCCTCGAAGTGCCGGTGGGCCCAGAGCTGCTCGGCCGCGTCGTCGATGCGCTGGGCAATCCCGTTGATGGCAAGGGTCCGCTCAACAACGTCGCTACCGACGCTGTGGAAAAGGTTGCGCCGGGGGTGATCTGGCGGAAGTCGGTCGATCAGCCGGTTCAAACCGGCTACAAAGCCGTTGACGCCATGATCCCCGTTGGCCGCGGTCAGCGTGAGCTGATCATTGGCGACCGTCAGATCGGTAAGACAGCGCTAGCGATCGATGCCATCATCAACCAGAAAAATAGCGGTATCTTCTGCGTTTATGTTGCCATCGGCCAGAAGCAGTCAACCATTGCCAACGTGGTGCGCAAGCTCGAGCAGAACGGTGCTCTGGCCAACACCATCATTGTTGCCGCGAGTGCTTCTGAATCTGCCGCGCTGCAGTTCATTGCGCCATATGCTGGCTGCACCATGGGCGAATACTTCCGCGATCGCGGCGAAGACGCTCTTATCGTTTATGACGATCTGTCCAAGCAGGCCGTAGCGTACCGCCAGATTTCGCTGTTGCTGCGTCGTCCGCCAGGACGTGAAGCCTACCCGGGCGACGTGTTCTATCTCCACAGCCGTCTGCTGGAACGCGCCTCGCGCGTTTCCGAAGAATACGTCGAGAAGTTCACCAGTGGCGCGGTGACCGGTAAAACCGGTTCGCTTACCGCGCTGCCGATTATCGAAACCCAGGCTGGCGACGTTTCGGCGTTCGTTCCGACCAACGTGATTTCCATCACCGACGGTCAGATCTTCTTGGAATCGGCGATGTTCAACTCGGGCATTCGTCCGGCCGTGAACGCCGGTGTATCGGTATCGCGCGTAGGTGGTGCTGCCCAGACCAAGATCATCAAAAAGCTGTCTGGTGGTATCCGTACCGCTCTGGCTCAGTACCGTGAACTGGCGGCTTTTGCCCAGTTCGCCTCTGACCTGGACGAAGCGACCCGCAAGCAGCTCGAGCATGGTCAGCGCGTCACCGAGCTGATGAAGCAGAAGCAATATGCGCCTATGTCCATCGCCGACATGTCGCTGTCCCTGTATTCCGCCGAGCGCGGGTTCCTGCAGGACATCGAAATCGCCAAGATCGGCAGCTTCGAACAAGCGCTGATTGCCTACTTCAACCGCGATCACGCCGACTTGATGGCGAAGATCAACGTGAAGGGTGACTTCAATGACGAAATCGATGCGGGCCTCAAGGCCGGTATCGAGAAGTTCAAGGCCACCCAAACCTGGTAA
- the atpD gene encoding F0F1 ATP synthase subunit beta, whose translation MSSGRIVQIIGAVIDVEFPRDQVPNIYDALKVQSVETTLEVQQQLGDGVVRTIAMGSTEGLKRGLDVNNTGAAISVPVGKATLGRIMDVLGNPIDEAGPIGEEERWGIHRPAPSFAEQAGGNDLLETGIKVIDLICPFAKGGKVGLFGGAGVGKTVNMMELIRNIAIEHSGYSVFAGVGERTREGNDFYHEMKDSNVLDKVALVYGQMNEPPGNRLRVALTGLTMAEKFRDEGNDVLLFVDNIYRYTLAGTEVSALLGRMPSAVGYQPTLAEEMGVLQERITSTRSGSITSIQAVYVPADDLTDPSPATTFAHLDATVVLSRDIASLGIYPAVDPLDSTSRQLDPNVIGNEHYETARGVQYVLQRYKELKDIIAILGMDELSESDKQLVSRARKIQRFLSQPFFVAEVFTGSPGKYVSLKDTIAGFKGILSGEYDHLPEQAFYMVGGIEEAIEKAKKL comes from the coding sequence ATGAGTAGCGGACGTATCGTTCAAATCATCGGCGCCGTGATCGACGTGGAATTCCCACGTGATCAGGTCCCGAATATCTACGACGCCTTGAAAGTGCAAAGCGTCGAAACCACCCTGGAAGTCCAGCAGCAGCTGGGAGATGGTGTGGTGCGTACCATTGCGATGGGCTCGACCGAAGGTCTTAAGCGCGGTCTGGACGTCAACAACACGGGTGCAGCCATCTCCGTACCGGTCGGTAAAGCGACCCTGGGCCGGATCATGGATGTACTCGGTAATCCAATCGACGAAGCGGGTCCGATTGGCGAAGAAGAGCGCTGGGGTATTCACCGTCCTGCGCCTTCCTTCGCGGAACAAGCGGGTGGCAATGACCTCTTGGAAACCGGCATCAAGGTTATCGACCTGATCTGCCCGTTCGCCAAGGGCGGTAAAGTCGGCCTGTTCGGTGGTGCCGGTGTCGGCAAGACCGTAAACATGATGGAACTGATCCGTAACATCGCCATCGAGCACAGCGGTTATTCCGTGTTCGCCGGTGTGGGTGAGCGTACTCGTGAGGGTAACGACTTCTACCACGAGATGAAGGATTCCAACGTTCTGGATAAGGTTGCCCTGGTCTATGGCCAGATGAACGAGCCGCCGGGTAACCGTCTGCGCGTTGCCCTGACCGGCCTGACCATGGCTGAGAAGTTCCGTGACGAAGGTAACGACGTTCTGCTGTTCGTCGACAACATCTACCGTTACACCCTCGCCGGTACCGAGGTGTCTGCACTGCTCGGCCGTATGCCGTCGGCGGTAGGTTACCAGCCGACCCTGGCCGAAGAGATGGGAGTTCTGCAGGAGCGCATCACCTCCACGCGTAGCGGCTCGATCACGTCGATTCAGGCTGTATACGTACCTGCGGATGACTTGACCGACCCAAGCCCGGCGACCACCTTCGCCCACTTGGACGCTACCGTGGTTCTGTCGCGTGACATCGCTTCGCTGGGTATTTATCCGGCTGTCGATCCACTTGACTCGACGTCGCGTCAGCTCGACCCGAACGTGATCGGCAACGAGCATTACGAGACTGCTCGTGGTGTTCAGTACGTTCTGCAGCGCTACAAGGAGCTGAAGGACATTATTGCCATTCTGGGCATGGACGAGTTGTCGGAGTCCGATAAGCAGCTCGTATCCCGCGCACGGAAAATTCAGCGATTCCTGTCGCAGCCGTTCTTCGTGGCAGAGGTCTTCACCGGCTCTCCAGGAAAGTACGTTTCGCTGAAAGACACCATTGCAGGCTTCAAGGGCATCCTCAGCGGCGAATACGATCACCTGCCGGAACAAGCGTTCTACATGGTAGGTGGCATCGAAGAAGCCATCGAGAAAGCCAAGAAACTGTAA
- a CDS encoding F0F1 ATP synthase subunit delta has translation MAELTTLARPYAKAAFEYAQVHQQLAEWSAMLGLAAAVSQDDTMQRVLKAPRMTRDDKATTFVEVCGEKFDAQARNFIHVLSANDRLPLLPEVSELFELYKAEQEQTVDVDVTSAFALSNEQQDKLAKVLSARLGREVRLHAAEDASLLGGVLIRAGDLVIDGSVRGKIAKLAEALKS, from the coding sequence ATGGCAGAACTGACCACGCTGGCCCGACCTTACGCCAAGGCTGCCTTTGAGTACGCACAGGTCCATCAGCAACTGGCCGAATGGTCAGCCATGCTTGGTCTGGCTGCTGCGGTGTCGCAAGACGACACGATGCAGCGAGTGCTCAAGGCCCCGCGTATGACGAGAGACGACAAGGCCACCACCTTCGTCGAGGTGTGTGGTGAAAAGTTCGACGCTCAGGCACGCAATTTCATTCACGTGTTGTCCGCCAATGACCGTTTGCCGTTGTTGCCGGAAGTCTCCGAACTGTTCGAGCTGTACAAGGCCGAGCAGGAACAAACGGTTGACGTGGATGTGACCAGTGCCTTCGCGTTGAGCAACGAACAGCAAGACAAACTCGCCAAGGTTCTCAGTGCACGGCTCGGCCGGGAAGTGCGCCTGCATGCCGCGGAAGATGCCTCCCTTTTGGGTGGCGTATTGATCCGCGCCGGCGACCTGGTTATCGATGGCTCAGTCCGCGGCAAGATCGCGAAACTGGCCGAAGCATTGAAATCTTGA
- the atpG gene encoding F0F1 ATP synthase subunit gamma has translation MAGAKEIRSKIASIKSTQKITSAMEKVAVSKMRKAQMRMSASRPYAERIRQVIGHLANANPEYRHPFMVEREIKRVGYVVVSSDRGLCGGLNTNLFKTLVKDMAANREQGVEIDLCVIGSKGAAFFRNFGGNVVAAISHLGEEPSINDLIGSVKVMLDAYLDGRIDRLSVVSNKFINTMTQQPTVEQLVPLVADPDQQLKHHWDYLYEPDAKELLDGLMVRYVESQVYQAVVENGAAEQAARMIAMKNATDNAGDLISDLQLIYNKARQAAITQEISEIVGGAAAV, from the coding sequence ATGGCAGGCGCAAAAGAGATCCGCAGCAAGATTGCGAGCATCAAAAGCACGCAAAAGATTACCAGCGCCATGGAAAAGGTGGCTGTCAGCAAGATGCGCAAGGCTCAAATGCGCATGTCTGCCAGCCGTCCTTATGCGGAGCGTATCCGCCAGGTAATTGGTCATCTGGCCAACGCCAACCCGGAATATCGTCATCCTTTCATGGTCGAGCGTGAAATCAAGCGCGTCGGTTATGTCGTGGTGAGCAGCGACCGGGGTCTGTGCGGCGGTTTGAACACCAACCTGTTCAAGACGCTGGTCAAGGATATGGCGGCGAACCGCGAGCAAGGCGTGGAGATTGATCTCTGCGTCATTGGCAGCAAGGGCGCCGCGTTTTTCCGCAACTTCGGTGGCAATGTCGTCGCGGCAATCAGCCACCTGGGCGAGGAGCCGTCGATCAACGATCTGATCGGTAGCGTCAAGGTCATGCTGGACGCTTACCTCGATGGTCGTATCGATCGTCTGTCGGTGGTCTCGAACAAATTTATCAATACCATGACGCAACAGCCGACAGTGGAGCAGTTGGTTCCTCTGGTGGCCGATCCGGATCAGCAACTCAAGCATCACTGGGACTATCTGTACGAACCCGACGCCAAGGAACTGCTCGACGGTTTGATGGTGCGCTACGTGGAGTCGCAGGTGTACCAGGCGGTGGTCGAGAACGGCGCGGCTGAACAGGCCGCCCGGATGATCGCGATGAAGAACGCAACTGACAACGCCGGTGATTTGATCAGCGATCTCCAGCTGATCTACAACAAGGCTCGTCAGGCCGCGATCACCCAAGAGATCTCGGAAATCGTCGGCGGCGCTGCCGCGGTTTAA
- a CDS encoding F0F1 ATP synthase subunit B: MNINATLIGQSVAFFIFVLFCMKFVWPPVITALRERQKKIADGLEAASRGARDLELAQDKASQQLREAKTQAAEIIEQAKKRANQIVDEARDQARVEGERIKIQAQAEIEQELNGVKDALRAQLGSLAVSGAEKILGASIDQNAHAELVSKLAAEI, encoded by the coding sequence GTGAACATTAATGCAACCCTGATTGGCCAGTCCGTTGCGTTCTTCATTTTTGTGCTGTTCTGCATGAAGTTCGTATGGCCTCCGGTCATAACAGCTCTGCGGGAACGCCAGAAGAAGATCGCTGACGGTCTGGAAGCTGCCAGTCGCGGTGCTCGTGATCTGGAGTTGGCTCAGGATAAAGCGAGCCAGCAACTGCGCGAAGCCAAGACGCAAGCGGCTGAAATCATCGAGCAAGCCAAGAAGCGCGCTAACCAGATCGTCGACGAAGCTCGCGATCAGGCCCGTGTCGAGGGTGAGCGGATCAAGATCCAGGCTCAGGCCGAGATCGAGCAGGAATTGAACGGAGTCAAGGACGCCTTGCGTGCCCAGTTGGGCAGCCTGGCCGTCAGCGGCGCCGAAAAAATTCTGGGCGCGTCCATCGATCAGAACGCGCATGCGGAGCTGGTTTCCAAATTGGCAGCCGAAATTTAA
- the glmU gene encoding bifunctional UDP-N-acetylglucosamine diphosphorylase/glucosamine-1-phosphate N-acetyltransferase GlmU — protein sequence MSLDIVILAAGQGTRMRSALPKVLHPVAGQSMLGHVIETARGLKPKAVHVVIGHGAEQVRERLAADDLNFVVQAEQLGTGHAVAQALPALSAERVLILYGDVPLIEAATLERLLEKVGPQQLALLTVNLDDPTGYGRIVRDGQGVVQAIIEHKDASAEQKLITEGNTGILAVPGERLGDWLGRLSNSNAQGEYYLTDVIAMAVADGLVVATEQPLHAMEVQGANDRIQLAELERHYQQRAARRLMAQGVTLRDPARFDLRGEITIGRDVLIDVNVILEGRVVIEDDVEIGPNCVIRNSTLRRGAVVKANSHLDGAELGESADCGPFARLRPGAVLGDKAHVGNFVEVKNSCLGAGAKAGHLAYLGDAQIGARTNIGAGTITCNYNGANKSRTVMGEDVFIGSNSSLVAPVTLGDGATTGAGSVITADVPAGTLALGRARQALIQGWERPQKTRK from the coding sequence ATGTCTCTCGATATCGTCATTCTCGCTGCTGGTCAAGGCACGCGCATGCGTTCTGCTCTGCCCAAGGTGCTTCACCCAGTCGCTGGACAGTCCATGCTGGGCCACGTCATAGAAACCGCTCGTGGCCTCAAGCCAAAGGCGGTACATGTAGTGATTGGCCATGGCGCTGAGCAGGTTCGTGAACGGCTGGCTGCCGATGACCTGAACTTCGTGGTGCAAGCCGAGCAGTTAGGAACCGGACACGCGGTTGCCCAGGCGCTCCCGGCGCTGTCGGCCGAACGAGTGCTGATTCTGTATGGCGACGTGCCGCTTATCGAGGCCGCAACGCTGGAGCGGCTCCTGGAAAAAGTCGGTCCGCAACAACTAGCGCTGCTCACGGTGAACCTGGACGATCCGACCGGTTACGGGCGTATTGTCCGCGACGGACAAGGTGTGGTTCAGGCGATCATCGAGCATAAGGATGCGTCGGCCGAGCAGAAGCTGATAACGGAAGGGAATACCGGCATCCTGGCGGTGCCGGGCGAGCGACTTGGTGATTGGCTGGGTAGGCTTTCGAACAGCAACGCCCAAGGTGAGTACTACTTGACCGATGTGATCGCCATGGCAGTGGCCGATGGCCTGGTGGTCGCTACCGAGCAGCCGTTGCACGCAATGGAAGTGCAAGGTGCTAACGATCGCATACAGCTGGCCGAGCTCGAACGGCATTATCAGCAACGCGCTGCGCGCCGCCTGATGGCTCAAGGCGTAACGTTGCGTGACCCGGCCCGTTTCGATCTGCGCGGTGAGATCACGATCGGTCGTGACGTGCTGATCGACGTGAATGTGATTCTCGAAGGTCGGGTGGTTATCGAGGATGACGTCGAGATCGGCCCCAATTGCGTAATCCGCAATAGCACGCTGCGCCGTGGCGCGGTGGTCAAGGCCAATAGCCATCTGGATGGCGCCGAGCTGGGTGAGAGCGCCGATTGCGGGCCATTCGCACGCCTGCGTCCCGGCGCGGTGCTGGGCGACAAGGCGCACGTCGGCAATTTTGTCGAGGTCAAGAATTCATGCTTGGGCGCCGGCGCCAAGGCTGGTCACCTGGCGTATCTGGGCGACGCGCAGATCGGGGCGCGAACCAATATCGGGGCCGGTACCATCACCTGCAACTATAATGGTGCTAACAAGTCCCGCACGGTGATGGGCGAGGACGTGTTCATCGGCTCCAATAGCTCGCTTGTTGCTCCGGTGACCCTTGGCGATGGTGCCACTACGGGTGCCGGGTCGGTGATCACTGCCGATGTGCCAGCCGGCACACTGGCGTTGGGGCGGGCTCGGCAGGCGCTGATTCAAGGCTGGGAGCGCCCGCAGAAGACTCGCAAATAA
- the atpE gene encoding F0F1 ATP synthase subunit C — protein sequence METVVGLTAIAVALLIGLGALGTAIGFGLLGGKFLEGAARQPEMVPMLQVKMFIVAGLLDAVTMIGVGIALFFTFANPFVGQLAG from the coding sequence ATGGAAACTGTAGTTGGACTGACTGCTATCGCTGTAGCTCTGCTGATCGGCCTGGGTGCCCTGGGTACTGCAATCGGCTTCGGCCTGCTGGGCGGCAAATTTCTGGAAGGCGCGGCGCGTCAGCCGGAAATGGTGCCGATGCTGCAGGTGAAAATGTTCATCGTCGCCGGCCTGCTCGATGCGGTGACCATGATCGGTGTAGGTATTGCGCTGTTCTTCACTTTCGCGAACCCCTTCGTTGGTCAATTGGCAGGCTGA
- a CDS encoding F0F1 ATP synthase subunit I: MAQLSLLLISAVVLWLWIGNVAGYSGLLGGLIALLPNIYFAHKAFRFSGARAAQAIVRSFYAGEAGKLIFTSVLFALVFTGVKPLNPLSLFGVFILTQGVGWFAPLLIKKRISN; encoded by the coding sequence ATGGCGCAGTTGTCGTTATTGCTCATCTCTGCGGTCGTATTGTGGCTGTGGATCGGTAATGTTGCGGGTTACTCTGGATTGCTTGGTGGTTTGATCGCCTTGCTTCCGAATATTTATTTCGCTCATAAGGCTTTTCGCTTTAGTGGCGCGCGGGCTGCTCAAGCTATCGTCAGGTCATTTTACGCCGGCGAAGCAGGGAAACTGATCTTCACGTCAGTGCTATTTGCGCTGGTGTTCACAGGGGTGAAACCGCTGAACCCACTTTCGTTGTTCGGTGTGTTCATACTGACTCAAGGGGTCGGCTGGTTTGCTCCTCTGCTGATTAAGAAAAGAATTTCAAATTGA